The following is a genomic window from Bacteroidales bacterium.
CCCCCAATATTATAAAATGCCCCTTTACGGTTAAAGCAGCCTTTCAGTGGTTTGGCATTGAGCGCTTCTGAAAAAGCTTTCTCAGCACCCAGTTCTCTCACTGAATATTCATTTTCACTGAAAAGACAAGGCTTGATCCTTCCGTTGGCAGTAAGCCTTAATCGGTTGCAGACAGAACAGTTACCGCCTTCACCGCCTTCAACAATTGAGAACTCACCCGATTTCAGGTCCATTTGCCGTATAAACCTTACTTCCAATCCCTTTTTATGGGCAAATTCCTTTACCAGATGTGCGTCTTCTTCAGTTGAACTGAGGCCTGTAACACAGTTTATTTTCACTGGTGTCAGTCCTGCTTCAAGGGCTTTATCTATTCCCCTGTACACATCGGCAATTTCTCCACCCCTGGTGATATAGCTGTACCGCTCAGGATCGGTCGTATCCAGACTTATATTAACCCTCTGCAAACCTGCCATTTTAAGCGGCCCGGCGAATTTGTCCAACAGCACGCCGTTTGTCGTCATGGCCAGATCGTTTATACCTTTAACCGACGCCAGCATGGCAACCAGATCAACAATTCCTTTTCTGACGAGGGGTTCACCCCCGGTGATCCTGATTTTATCAATACCCATTGATACCGCCACCTCAACCACATTCCTGATTTCTTCAAAGGAAAGGAT
Proteins encoded in this region:
- a CDS encoding radical SAM protein, translated to MYDQYNRHIHYLRISVTDRCNLRCRYCMPEDGIQLMNHEDILSFEEIRNVVEVAVSMGIDKIRITGGEPLVRKGIVDLVAMLASVKGINDLAMTTNGVLLDKFAGPLKMAGLQRVNISLDTTDPERYSYITRGGEIADVYRGIDKALEAGLTPVKINCVTGLSSTEEDAHLVKEFAHKKGLEVRFIRQMDLKSGEFSIVEGGEGGNCSVCNRLRLTANGRIKPCLFSENEYSVRELGAEKAFSEALNAKPLKGCFNRKGAFYNIGG